In Deinococcus depolymerans, one DNA window encodes the following:
- a CDS encoding carbohydrate ABC transporter permease produces MPDLTSPLPAATAPMSAEEHARLAAQLRSRRVARQRVQNVLAYAVLIVIALIMLYPFYWTLITSFEPTGNIYEAKILPRGVSLRNYAEVFSGTTVPFWRLILNSLVICVLGVTITTTLATLAAYPLAKMRFPGRDLIFYAILILMVLPNEAGLIVNYITTIKLGLLQQTNPVIDAVRQYLAVVLPGAASIIGLFLLRQAYLGVPQELIEAARIDGARELTIWRRIMLPLALPTIVAFAILEFVAYWNSFLWARIMLPDKNMLPLSAGLLELSSTFSTNSRAVMAGAVITIIPILIVFLTGQRYFMKGLEGAVKG; encoded by the coding sequence ATGCCTGACCTGACCTCCCCCCTGCCCGCCGCGACCGCCCCCATGAGCGCCGAGGAGCACGCCCGGCTGGCCGCGCAGCTCAGGTCGCGCCGCGTGGCCCGGCAGCGCGTGCAGAACGTCCTGGCGTACGCGGTGCTGATCGTGATCGCGCTGATCATGCTCTACCCGTTCTACTGGACGCTGATCACGTCGTTCGAACCGACCGGGAACATCTACGAGGCGAAGATCCTGCCCAGAGGCGTGTCCCTGCGCAACTACGCCGAGGTGTTCAGCGGGACGACCGTGCCCTTCTGGCGCCTGATCCTGAACTCGCTGGTCATCTGCGTGCTGGGCGTGACCATCACGACCACCCTGGCCACCCTGGCCGCGTACCCGCTCGCCAAGATGCGCTTTCCGGGCCGGGACCTGATCTTCTACGCGATCCTGATCCTGATGGTCCTGCCGAACGAGGCGGGCCTGATCGTCAACTACATCACGACCATCAAACTGGGCCTGCTGCAACAGACCAACCCGGTCATTGACGCGGTCCGTCAGTACCTCGCGGTGGTCCTGCCGGGCGCGGCCAGCATCATCGGGCTGTTCCTGCTGCGGCAGGCGTACCTGGGCGTCCCGCAGGAACTGATCGAGGCCGCCCGCATCGACGGGGCGCGCGAACTGACCATCTGGCGACGCATCATGCTGCCGCTGGCGCTCCCCACCATCGTGGCCTTCGCCATCCTGGAATTCGTGGCGTACTGGAACTCGTTCCTGTGGGCGCGGATCATGCTGCCCGACAAGAACATGCTGCCCCTCTCGGCGGGCCTGCTGGAACTCAGCAGCACCTTCAGCACGAACAGCCGCGCCGTCATGGCCGGAGCCGTGATCACGATCATCCCGATCCTGATCGTGTTCCTGACCGGCCAGCGGTACTTCATGAAAGGCCTGGAAGGTGCGGTGAAAGGCTGA